CAGATAGTAGAGGCGGCTGCGCCTCACGACGCCGCGTTTGCTCACTTCGATACGCTCGACCCGCGGGCTGTGCACCAGGAACGTCTTCTCGACGCCGACGCCGTGCGCGACGCGCCGCACGGTGATCGATGCATGGCTGCCTCCGCCCTTACAGACGGTTACCACGCCCTCGAACATCTGCACGCGTTCTTTGCCGCCTTCGACGACCTTTGAATACACTTTCACCGTGTCGCCGGACCGAAAGTCCGGAACCGATTCCTTGAGTTGCTCGCTATTGAGCACGTCGATGACGTTCATGGCATTATCTCTA
The DNA window shown above is from Candidatus Baltobacteraceae bacterium and carries:
- the rplS gene encoding 50S ribosomal protein L19, which gives rise to MNVIDVLNSEQLKESVPDFRSGDTVKVYSKVVEGGKERVQMFEGVVTVCKGGGSHASITVRRVAHGVGVEKTFLVHSPRVERIEVSKRGVVRRSRLYYLSEKVGKAARIREKKAVK